Proteins from a genomic interval of Nostoc sp. TCL240-02:
- the thrS gene encoding threonine--tRNA ligase — protein sequence MSPNSSNQSQQSEQVEKIYLPRTSESENLKKIRHTASHVMAMAVQKLFPKAQVTIGPWIENGFYYDFDNPEPFSENDLKAIKKEMAKIINRKLPVIREEVSREEAARRIQEINEPYKLEILADIKEEPITIYHLGNEWWDLCAGPHLENISELNPKAIELESVAGAYWRGDETKAQLQRIYATAWESPEQLAEYKRRKEEALRRDHRKLGKELGLFIFSDQVGPGLPLWTPKGTLLRSTLEDFLKQEQIKRGYQQVVTPHIGRVDLFKTSGHWQKYKEDLFPMMAENEEAAALEQGFVLKAMNCPFHIQIYKSELRSYRELPMRLAEFGTVYRYEQSGELGGLTRVRGFTQDDAHIFVTPEQLDSEFLKVVDLILSVIKTLQLGKFKARLSFRDPTSDKYIGSDEAWNQAENAIRRAVETLGMEHFEGIGEAAFYGPKLDFIVSDALEREWQLGTVQVDYNLPERFDLEYVAEDGVRKRPVMIHRAPFGSLERLIGILIEEYAGDFPLWLAPVQARLLPVGDTQLDFAKDVVAKMRALGIRAEVDTSGDRLGKQIRNAEKEKIPVMAVVGAKEVETNTLSIRTRASGELGVIPVDEVVDKMKDAIAKFENF from the coding sequence ATGTCGCCAAATTCATCAAATCAGTCACAACAGTCAGAACAAGTTGAAAAAATCTATTTACCACGTACCAGCGAATCGGAGAACTTAAAAAAGATTCGTCACACTGCTTCCCATGTAATGGCAATGGCGGTACAAAAGCTGTTTCCCAAGGCGCAAGTTACAATCGGCCCTTGGATTGAAAACGGTTTTTACTACGACTTCGACAATCCAGAGCCATTTAGCGAAAACGATCTAAAAGCTATCAAGAAAGAGATGGCGAAGATTATCAATCGCAAATTGCCAGTAATTCGGGAAGAAGTCAGCCGAGAAGAAGCCGCACGCCGGATTCAGGAAATTAACGAACCTTACAAGCTAGAAATTCTGGCAGATATCAAAGAGGAACCAATCACGATTTACCACCTGGGGAATGAATGGTGGGATTTGTGTGCTGGGCCTCATCTGGAAAATATCAGTGAATTAAACCCGAAAGCAATTGAACTAGAAAGCGTTGCGGGCGCTTATTGGCGTGGGGATGAAACTAAAGCCCAATTACAACGCATCTACGCCACCGCTTGGGAAAGTCCAGAACAACTCGCTGAATATAAGCGGCGCAAAGAAGAAGCGCTACGGCGAGATCACCGGAAACTTGGGAAAGAACTGGGATTATTTATATTTTCCGATCAAGTAGGGCCGGGTTTACCTTTGTGGACACCCAAAGGTACTCTGTTGCGGAGTACTTTAGAAGACTTCCTCAAGCAGGAACAAATCAAACGCGGCTACCAGCAAGTTGTAACTCCTCATATTGGCAGAGTGGATTTATTTAAAACCTCTGGACACTGGCAGAAATATAAAGAGGATCTGTTCCCGATGATGGCAGAAAATGAGGAAGCTGCTGCACTGGAACAAGGCTTTGTTCTCAAAGCCATGAATTGCCCTTTTCATATCCAAATATATAAGAGTGAATTACGTTCCTACCGGGAACTACCAATGCGGCTAGCAGAATTTGGTACTGTTTACCGCTACGAACAATCAGGAGAACTGGGCGGTTTAACACGGGTGCGGGGTTTCACTCAAGATGATGCTCATATATTTGTTACACCTGAACAGTTAGATAGCGAATTCCTCAAGGTAGTGGATTTGATCTTGTCGGTGATTAAAACTTTACAACTGGGTAAATTTAAAGCCAGACTCAGTTTCCGCGATCCAACCAGTGATAAGTATATCGGTTCTGATGAAGCTTGGAATCAGGCTGAGAATGCCATTCGTCGCGCTGTTGAAACCTTGGGGATGGAACATTTTGAAGGAATTGGGGAAGCTGCTTTCTATGGGCCAAAACTAGATTTTATTGTCAGTGATGCCTTAGAACGGGAGTGGCAATTAGGAACTGTGCAGGTAGATTACAATTTGCCAGAACGTTTTGATTTAGAGTACGTCGCTGAAGATGGGGTTCGCAAACGTCCAGTGATGATTCACCGTGCGCCTTTTGGTTCGCTGGAAAGGTTGATTGGGATATTAATTGAAGAATATGCAGGTGATTTCCCTTTGTGGTTAGCGCCAGTGCAAGCTAGATTACTGCCAGTGGGTGATACACAGCTAGACTTTGCGAAAGATGTGGTGGCGAAAATGAGAGCGTTGGGCATCCGTGCAGAAGTTGATACCAGTGGCGATCGCTTGGGTAAACAAATTCGCAATGCAGAGAAAGAAAAAATACCCGTGATGGCTGTGGTGGGAGCTAAGGAAGTTGAAACCAACACCTTGAGTATCCGTACCCGCGCCTCTGGGGAATTGGGAGTTATCCCTGTTGATGAAGTGGTGGATAAGATGAAAGATGCGATCGCTAAGTTCGAGAATTTCTAA